One part of the Flavobacterium johnsoniae UW101 genome encodes these proteins:
- a CDS encoding methyltransferase domain-containing protein, which translates to MIFKFLKLKIAVEDSTFNELYPTRIKRLAARHWTPVAVAKFAAEYLVDKPYKKVLDIGSGAGKFCLVGAASTTGRFYGVEQRASLIKLSKKIADKHDITNVEFIHSNINEISFSAYEAFYFYNPFYENIDSSCSIDKTILPERELFYSYSRYVKEQLEQTPIGTRLVTYWSNWEEIPDSFELQYAACGGVLVFWQKAS; encoded by the coding sequence ATGATATTTAAATTCCTTAAATTAAAAATAGCTGTTGAGGATAGCACCTTTAATGAACTATATCCAACCAGGATAAAAAGACTTGCAGCCCGTCATTGGACTCCGGTTGCAGTAGCTAAATTTGCAGCTGAATATTTGGTTGATAAGCCGTATAAAAAAGTATTGGATATAGGCTCGGGAGCTGGAAAATTTTGCCTGGTAGGAGCAGCTTCTACAACAGGCAGGTTTTATGGCGTGGAGCAAAGAGCATCTCTCATTAAGTTATCAAAAAAAATTGCCGACAAGCACGATATAACCAACGTAGAATTTATTCATTCCAACATCAATGAAATTTCCTTCTCTGCTTATGAAGCCTTTTATTTTTATAATCCCTTTTATGAAAATATAGATTCTTCATGCTCAATTGACAAAACAATACTTCCGGAGAGAGAACTGTTTTATTCCTATTCCAGATATGTAAAAGAACAGCTCGAGCAAACACCAATCGGAACGCGTTTAGTTACTTATTGGAGTAACTGGGAAGAAATTCCAGATAGTTTTGAATTACAATATGCTGCTTGTGGAGGCGTATTGGTCTTTTGGCAGAAAGCATCTTAA
- a CDS encoding DUF983 domain-containing protein encodes MKKGSKLNSILTGNCPKCQNENMYLDKNLLHLGSVLKMHEKCSHCGLRYQIEPSFFFGAMYVSYGLNVGVGIATFIISYVIFESSIKTSFIAIIAVLIILFPVLLRLSRNIYINMFISYDPKTAIKEN; translated from the coding sequence ATGAAAAAAGGATCTAAATTAAATAGCATTTTAACAGGGAACTGTCCTAAATGCCAGAATGAGAACATGTATTTGGATAAAAATCTATTGCATTTAGGTTCGGTTTTAAAAATGCACGAGAAATGCAGCCATTGTGGGCTAAGGTACCAAATAGAGCCTTCTTTCTTTTTTGGCGCAATGTATGTAAGTTATGGATTGAATGTTGGGGTAGGAATTGCAACTTTCATTATTTCATATGTTATCTTTGAATCGAGTATAAAAACATCCTTTATTGCAATTATTGCAGTACTGATTATTTTATTTCCAGTATTATTGAGATTATCCAGAAATATTTACATAAATATGTTTATCTCCTATGATCCAAAAACAGCTATAAAAGAGAATTAG
- a CDS encoding DUF983 domain-containing protein, whose product MKMNSKIQSYYMLKLKCPRCYKGDLFINPGLFVMTRFLKMHEKCKKCNQDFRIEPEFYSTALWIGFPIVLIVFIPLLFFGLYLNEYYGISLKVILPIFLILCFLLQIPIMRISRAILLHLTFKYFGWHKKE is encoded by the coding sequence ATGAAAATGAACTCTAAAATACAGTCATACTATATGCTTAAACTTAAATGTCCCAGATGCTATAAGGGGGACTTATTTATTAATCCGGGACTGTTTGTCATGACCAGATTTCTTAAAATGCACGAAAAGTGCAAAAAATGTAATCAGGATTTTAGGATAGAACCTGAGTTTTATTCAACTGCCTTATGGATTGGTTTCCCAATAGTACTGATTGTTTTTATACCTCTGCTATTTTTCGGGTTATATTTAAATGAATATTATGGAATTTCTTTAAAGGTAATACTGCCGATTTTCCTGATTTTATGTTTTTTATTACAAATCCCCATAATGCGAATATCCAGGGCTATTTTACTTCATTTAACTTTTAAATATTTTGGATGGCACAAGAAAGAATAA
- a CDS encoding PhnA domain-containing protein, which translates to MKLEELLKKRSGNVCELSGINKNLIAYEVPPAQNKGADGWILINEKCLNQIEKKEELNDVFWKNFLSTSMWSEVSAVQVVSWRLLNRFRNESWAADALDMMYLDEENLEWAKATGDHTDDGTINFHKDSNGNILQNGDTVTLVKDLDVKGSSLNAKVGTAVRNIRLVHDNHEQIEGKIDGQAIVILTKFVKK; encoded by the coding sequence ATGAAATTAGAGGAATTGCTAAAAAAGAGAAGCGGAAATGTATGCGAATTAAGTGGTATCAACAAAAATCTAATTGCCTATGAAGTTCCACCGGCTCAAAATAAAGGGGCAGACGGTTGGATTTTAATCAATGAGAAATGCCTTAACCAAATTGAAAAAAAAGAGGAGTTAAATGATGTTTTCTGGAAAAATTTTCTATCGACATCAATGTGGAGTGAAGTATCGGCTGTACAGGTGGTTTCATGGCGTCTGCTTAATCGGTTTCGCAATGAAAGCTGGGCTGCTGATGCACTGGATATGATGTATTTAGATGAAGAAAATCTGGAATGGGCAAAAGCAACTGGAGATCATACCGATGACGGGACCATTAATTTCCACAAAGATAGCAATGGCAATATTCTGCAAAATGGCGATACGGTCACCCTTGTCAAAGATTTGGATGTAAAAGGTTCGTCTTTAAATGCGAAAGTCGGCACAGCAGTTCGAAACATCCGTTTGGTCCATGATAACCATGAGCAGATCGAAGGGAAAATTGACGGACAGGCAATAGTGATCTTAACCAAATTTGTAAAGAAATAA
- a CDS encoding class I SAM-dependent methyltransferase, giving the protein MIFEHLKQNKSIDDNEFNELYPIRIKKLAPRHWTPVKIARKAADFLVDKPDKKVLDIGSGAGKFCLVGAALTNGIFYGVEQRKSLIKLSRKIAKKYKIDNAEFIHSNIMEISFLDYEAFYFFNSFQENIDLTARIDKSSAPSGELYHLYTGYLKDQLYKTPIGTKLVTYWSNCREVPKSFCLEAISHSGVLIFWRKTA; this is encoded by the coding sequence ATGATTTTTGAACATCTCAAGCAAAACAAATCTATTGATGATAATGAGTTTAACGAACTGTACCCTATTAGGATAAAGAAGCTGGCCCCCCGTCACTGGACCCCTGTAAAAATAGCCAGAAAAGCAGCTGATTTTTTAGTGGACAAACCTGATAAAAAAGTATTGGATATAGGCTCGGGGGCTGGAAAATTCTGCCTTGTGGGGGCAGCTTTAACGAATGGAATTTTTTATGGGGTGGAGCAAAGGAAATCGCTTATAAAATTATCGCGGAAAATAGCCAAAAAATATAAGATTGATAATGCAGAATTCATACACTCAAATATTATGGAGATATCTTTTTTGGATTATGAAGCTTTCTATTTTTTTAATTCATTTCAGGAAAATATAGATCTGACAGCCCGTATTGACAAATCAAGTGCTCCAAGTGGGGAACTATATCATCTATATACCGGTTATCTTAAAGACCAGCTGTATAAAACTCCCATTGGCACAAAACTGGTCACCTACTGGAGCAATTGCAGAGAGGTTCCAAAAAGTTTCTGCTTAGAAGCTATTTCGCACAGCGGGGTATTAATCTTCTGGAGAAAAACGGCTTAG
- a CDS encoding LytR/AlgR family response regulator transcription factor — MNQLEQVSCPIIFITAYNHFAIKAIKYGALDYLLKPVDSDEFAAAIQKVKKVKQTDYLTQIDVLKAYSAEFLGTYCRPALMGLH; from the coding sequence TTGAATCAATTAGAGCAGGTTTCGTGTCCTATCATTTTTATTACAGCTTATAATCATTTTGCTATAAAAGCGATCAAGTATGGCGCATTGGATTATCTTCTAAAACCGGTTGACAGCGATGAATTTGCAGCAGCCATACAAAAAGTTAAGAAAGTCAAACAGACTGATTATCTAACCCAGATTGATGTTTTGAAAGCATACAGTGCTGAATTTCTGGGGACTTACTGTCGGCCGGCATTAATGGGGCTGCATTGA
- a CDS encoding response regulator: MNKIRTLIIEDEPAISKELQWLVSQQESLKLAAKTGSVAESLQIIKNTELDLILMDI, encoded by the coding sequence ATGAACAAAATACGAACCTTAATTATTGAAGACGAGCCAGCAATAAGTAAAGAACTGCAGTGGTTAGTTTCGCAACAAGAATCTTTAAAATTAGCAGCAAAGACAGGCTCAGTAGCAGAGTCGTTGCAAATTATAAAAAATACAGAACTTGATTTGATTTTGATGGATATTTAG
- a CDS encoding S66 peptidase family protein, which produces MITPPYLQSGDKVGILSPARTVSAPEIEEGLKILKSWNLEPVIGKNAYNVYGYFAGTDQERAEDLQKMLDDDTIKAIIFTRGGYRTIKIIDQLDFTNFKKNPKWIVGYSDITVLHSHIHALEIETIHAVMLQGMPRATPESVASIKSALFGESLAYKMAKSNKNKFSGNTVEGILVGGNLSLLFALNGSVSDINTAGKILFFEDLDEYLYHIDKALTALKRNNKLADLKAILVGAMTNIKEDDLPYGKTYYEIVLEAVREFDYPVYFDFPCGHQPDNQALILGRTVAITPDRDSVTVAFKN; this is translated from the coding sequence ATGATTACCCCACCATACCTGCAATCAGGAGATAAAGTCGGAATTTTAAGTCCGGCAAGAACTGTTAGCGCACCAGAAATAGAAGAAGGCCTTAAAATTTTAAAAAGCTGGAACTTGGAGCCTGTTATTGGCAAAAACGCGTATAATGTTTATGGCTATTTTGCAGGGACCGATCAGGAAAGAGCTGAAGATCTGCAAAAAATGCTTGATGACGACACCATAAAAGCCATCATTTTTACCAGAGGAGGTTATAGAACTATAAAAATTATTGACCAGCTCGATTTTACCAATTTTAAGAAAAACCCAAAATGGATCGTGGGATATAGCGACATTACGGTTCTACACAGCCACATTCATGCATTGGAAATTGAAACGATTCATGCTGTTATGCTTCAAGGTATGCCAAGAGCAACTCCGGAATCTGTGGCATCGATAAAATCTGCTTTGTTTGGAGAATCGCTGGCATATAAGATGGCTAAAAGCAACAAAAATAAATTTAGCGGAAATACTGTAGAAGGAATTTTGGTAGGCGGAAATTTATCTCTTTTATTTGCTTTAAACGGGTCGGTTTCGGATATAAATACCGCTGGAAAAATATTGTTTTTTGAAGATCTTGACGAATATTTATATCATATAGACAAAGCGCTGACTGCACTGAAAAGAAACAATAAATTAGCAGATCTAAAGGCCATTTTGGTAGGAGCCATGACCAATATTAAAGAAGATGATCTGCCCTATGGCAAAACCTATTACGAAATAGTGCTCGAGGCGGTACGGGAATTTGATTATCCTGTCTATTTTGATTTTCCCTGCGGGCATCAGCCAGACAATCAGGCTCTGATTTTGGGCAGAACTGTTGCAATTACCCCAGATCGTGATTCTGTTACGGTTGCGTTTAAAAATTAA
- a CDS encoding IS3 family transposase, with translation MCSNHLNRNFTPKSLNEVWVSDITYIRTAAGWLYLTTIIDLYDRQVIGWSLSTRMYTDQTIIPAWKMAVSKREITESLLFHSDRGIQYASIEFRKLINKNTLITQSMSRKANCWDNAVAESFFKTLKAELIYQHKFTTIEEAKLAVFEYIEVWYNRKRLHSSLGYKTPKEMELEFYKIESVA, from the coding sequence GTGTGCAGTAATCATCTCAATAGAAATTTTACACCAAAATCACTTAATGAGGTTTGGGTGTCTGATATAACCTATATAAGAACAGCTGCCGGCTGGTTATATCTTACTACTATTATTGATTTATATGACAGGCAGGTTATAGGATGGTCATTAAGCACACGAATGTATACCGATCAAACGATTATTCCAGCTTGGAAAATGGCAGTATCAAAAAGAGAAATAACAGAATCTTTACTTTTTCATTCAGATAGAGGAATACAATATGCTTCGATAGAATTCAGAAAATTGATTAATAAAAATACTTTAATCACTCAAAGTATGAGTAGAAAAGCTAATTGTTGGGATAATGCTGTAGCTGAAAGTTTTTTCAAGACCCTTAAAGCAGAACTTATCTATCAGCATAAATTCACAACCATTGAAGAAGCTAAATTAGCAGTCTTTGAATATATAGAAGTATGGTATAATAGAAAACGTCTGCATTCTTCTTTGGGATATAAAACACCTAAAGAAATGGAACTAGAATTTTATAAAATAGAAAGTGTAGCATAG
- a CDS encoding CusA/CzcA family heavy metal efflux RND transporter, with amino-acid sequence MLTKIIEFSVRNKLIIGLLVIALIGIGTYQTTKLPIDAVPDITNNQVQVITIAPSFGATDIERLVTFPIEQATGNISGTKEIRSFSRFGLSLVTIVFDDDIDVYWARQQVAERLQQVQSQIPQGIGTPALGPISTGLGEIYQYVVRPKKGYEQKYDIAELRTIQDWIVRRQLLSVKGVAEVSSFGGKLKQYEIAVNPDKLNAYGISINDIFLALEENNQNTGGAYIEKGPTVLYVRSEGLIGSLEDIGNISIANKNNETPLFIRDVANVKMGYATRYGAMTYNDQGEVSGAVVMMLKGANSSEVIKNVKAKVAQIQKTLPEGVVVEPFLDRTKMVNNAISTVEKNLMEGALIVVLVLVLFLGNFRAGLLVASVIPLAMLFAICMMNLFGVSGNLMSLGALDFGLIIDGAVIIVESVMHQLSHNARFQQMTNLSKKEMNNTVIGSAGKMMNSAVFGQIIILIVYLPILSLQGIEGKMFRPMAQTVAFALLGAFLLSLTYIPMMSSWVLSRKISHKHNLSDRVMRRVEAFYQKFLLKAIRIPKRIIAVVSVLFIVAIFVMSRLGGEFIPSLEEGDFAVDTRVLTGSNLNTTIASTQKAAHILKTRFPEVIKVVTKIGSGEVPTDPMPMDASDMMVILKDKSEWTSAKTFPELSEKMSKALEDVPGITAGFQYPVNMRFNELMTGARQDVVLKIFGDDLDSLAATADKLGKIINTVDGVQNLYVEPITGMPQVIITYNRPMIAQYHLSVAGINKVVNTAFAGQSTGLVFEGEKRFDMVVKLNADVRKNLEDVQNLLIPIPSGNQIPLSQLAEVQIKDGPNQIQRENTQRRIIVGFNIKGRDVQSIVQELQAKVNAQIKLPAGYSITYGGSFENLNQAKSRLMVAVPISLALIFILLFFAFKSVKESLLIYTAIPLSTIGGIFFLALRGMPFSISAGIGFIALFGVAVLNGIVLVAEFNRLKKSGIKNIVRIVVDGTESRLRPVLMTAFVASLGFIPMALSNGAGAEVQRPLATVVIGGLMGATLLTLFVLPLLFIAFEKGFTMNPFKKKAITLLIVSGISLMGMGSVKAQEKITLDRAIALAVQNNQNLRTEKLKADYAKAIIKTSADIPQTGITADYGQINSAYNDTKFGISQNIAFPTVYKRQKELFTQEWKYSLLNVSLKEFELKKAVTQTFYAILFWQEKERLLLKADSLYADFYAKSLLRLQKGESNILEKITAQNQKAAINIQLKQVQRELETAKLQWQWLLNSDTVYKVESPEKIIPLQVDETSKNPVIQVLEQQKNIAASQTKVEKSKLLPGLMIGYNLNSFKGTGADDKLYNASPQFHSVQVGFSIPVFSQSQRARINASKITESITENQLQATSAYLQNRYKQLSENYQRNLEIVNYYESEGLKNAAVVTETIQKQFTNGEINYLDFVMLINQAISIQSNYADAVKMLNDTIIQINYLN; translated from the coding sequence ATGCTTACTAAAATCATTGAGTTTTCCGTAAGGAATAAACTCATCATAGGGCTTTTGGTCATTGCGCTCATTGGAATTGGCACCTACCAAACCACAAAATTACCAATTGATGCTGTGCCCGACATCACCAATAACCAGGTACAGGTCATCACGATAGCACCTTCTTTTGGTGCGACGGATATAGAACGCCTGGTTACCTTCCCCATAGAACAAGCAACGGGCAACATTTCCGGCACCAAAGAAATACGCAGCTTTTCCCGTTTTGGACTCTCGCTCGTTACCATTGTTTTTGATGATGATATAGATGTTTATTGGGCAAGACAACAGGTGGCTGAACGTTTGCAGCAAGTGCAAAGTCAAATCCCCCAGGGGATCGGCACACCGGCATTAGGACCAATTTCTACCGGCTTGGGCGAAATATATCAATATGTAGTCCGTCCCAAAAAAGGTTACGAACAAAAATATGACATCGCCGAACTGCGTACCATTCAGGACTGGATTGTGCGCAGGCAGTTATTAAGCGTAAAGGGGGTTGCTGAAGTGAGTAGTTTCGGTGGCAAACTCAAGCAATATGAAATTGCAGTAAACCCTGACAAACTCAATGCCTACGGGATTAGCATCAACGATATTTTTTTGGCTTTGGAAGAAAACAATCAAAATACCGGTGGTGCATATATCGAAAAAGGGCCTACCGTTTTATATGTCCGCAGCGAAGGCCTGATAGGCAGCCTGGAAGATATCGGCAATATTTCCATTGCCAATAAAAACAACGAAACACCTTTGTTTATCCGTGATGTGGCAAACGTGAAAATGGGTTATGCCACTCGTTATGGGGCTATGACTTACAACGATCAGGGCGAAGTTTCGGGTGCCGTAGTGATGATGCTGAAAGGTGCAAACAGCAGCGAAGTCATCAAGAATGTAAAAGCTAAAGTAGCGCAAATACAGAAAACCCTACCCGAAGGCGTAGTTGTTGAGCCTTTCCTGGATCGTACCAAAATGGTCAATAATGCCATCAGTACAGTCGAAAAAAACCTGATGGAAGGCGCACTGATTGTAGTGCTCGTTTTGGTTTTGTTCCTTGGGAATTTCAGGGCGGGATTGTTGGTTGCTTCGGTTATTCCACTGGCCATGCTTTTTGCCATCTGTATGATGAATTTGTTTGGGGTAAGCGGCAACCTGATGAGCCTTGGAGCCTTGGATTTCGGACTGATTATAGACGGTGCAGTCATCATTGTGGAATCGGTGATGCACCAACTGTCGCATAACGCCAGATTTCAGCAAATGACCAATTTATCCAAAAAGGAAATGAATAATACGGTAATTGGTTCTGCGGGAAAAATGATGAACAGTGCTGTATTCGGGCAGATCATCATTCTGATCGTTTACCTTCCCATCCTAAGTTTGCAAGGTATAGAAGGCAAAATGTTCCGACCGATGGCACAGACCGTAGCCTTTGCTTTATTGGGCGCATTTTTATTATCGCTTACCTATATCCCAATGATGAGTTCCTGGGTACTGAGCAGGAAAATCAGCCATAAACACAATCTTTCAGACAGGGTTATGCGTCGTGTAGAAGCCTTCTACCAAAAATTTTTGTTAAAAGCCATCCGCATCCCCAAACGCATTATTGCTGTTGTTTCGGTTTTATTTATTGTGGCCATTTTCGTGATGTCGAGATTGGGAGGCGAGTTTATCCCCTCTTTGGAAGAAGGCGATTTTGCAGTGGATACCAGGGTCTTAACGGGAAGTAACCTTAATACGACCATTGCAAGTACCCAAAAGGCTGCTCACATCCTAAAAACACGCTTTCCTGAAGTGATAAAAGTAGTAACCAAAATAGGTAGCGGCGAGGTACCCACAGACCCGATGCCGATGGACGCCAGCGATATGATGGTGATTCTGAAAGACAAAAGCGAATGGACATCTGCCAAAACTTTTCCGGAACTATCCGAGAAAATGAGCAAGGCCTTGGAAGATGTACCGGGAATTACCGCAGGTTTTCAATATCCAGTAAATATGCGGTTCAATGAACTGATGACGGGTGCAAGACAGGATGTGGTACTGAAAATTTTTGGGGATGATTTGGATTCCCTGGCAGCGACGGCTGACAAATTAGGCAAAATAATCAATACGGTTGATGGCGTACAAAACCTTTATGTAGAACCTATAACCGGAATGCCTCAGGTTATTATTACCTATAACCGCCCAATGATTGCCCAATACCATTTGTCTGTAGCCGGCATCAACAAGGTGGTCAATACAGCATTTGCCGGACAAAGCACCGGTTTGGTTTTCGAAGGCGAAAAACGTTTTGATATGGTTGTAAAACTAAATGCCGACGTGCGGAAGAATCTGGAAGACGTACAGAATTTATTGATTCCTATACCTTCTGGCAATCAGATTCCACTTTCACAGTTGGCAGAAGTGCAGATCAAAGATGGTCCCAATCAAATTCAGCGGGAGAATACACAACGCAGGATTATTGTCGGCTTCAACATAAAAGGCCGGGATGTGCAAAGTATTGTTCAGGAATTGCAAGCCAAAGTGAATGCGCAAATCAAGCTTCCGGCCGGGTATTCTATTACTTATGGCGGTTCGTTCGAGAATCTGAACCAGGCAAAAAGCCGTTTGATGGTTGCGGTGCCTATCTCATTGGCTTTGATATTCATTCTCTTATTTTTTGCTTTTAAATCGGTGAAGGAAAGTTTATTGATTTATACCGCAATCCCATTATCCACCATTGGCGGAATTTTCTTTTTAGCGCTTCGGGGAATGCCTTTTAGCATAAGTGCCGGTATAGGTTTCATTGCACTGTTCGGCGTGGCTGTTTTAAATGGAATTGTTTTGGTCGCCGAATTCAACCGTTTAAAAAAATCAGGAATCAAAAACATTGTCCGCATCGTGGTAGACGGAACAGAATCCCGTTTGCGCCCCGTGCTGATGACCGCATTTGTGGCTTCATTGGGTTTTATTCCAATGGCGCTGAGCAATGGTGCAGGTGCAGAGGTACAACGTCCGCTGGCAACAGTAGTTATTGGTGGACTGATGGGGGCTACTTTACTCACATTATTCGTTCTTCCTTTATTGTTCATCGCATTTGAAAAAGGTTTTACAATGAATCCATTCAAGAAAAAAGCAATCACATTATTGATCGTTTCAGGGATTTCTTTAATGGGAATGGGTTCTGTTAAAGCACAGGAAAAAATCACTTTAGACAGGGCTATTGCATTGGCTGTTCAAAATAATCAAAATTTAAGAACTGAAAAACTAAAAGCAGATTATGCCAAGGCCATAATCAAAACTTCGGCTGATATTCCGCAGACCGGTATCACGGCTGATTACGGTCAGATCAACAGTGCATACAACGATACCAAGTTCGGAATTTCACAGAATATCGCATTTCCAACGGTTTATAAAAGGCAGAAAGAATTGTTTACACAGGAATGGAAATACAGTTTGCTGAATGTTTCGTTGAAAGAATTTGAATTAAAAAAAGCCGTTACCCAAACTTTTTATGCCATCCTGTTCTGGCAGGAAAAGGAAAGGCTGCTACTAAAAGCAGATTCCTTATACGCTGATTTTTATGCCAAATCCTTGTTGCGCCTGCAAAAAGGAGAAAGCAATATTTTGGAAAAAATCACTGCACAGAATCAAAAGGCTGCTATCAATATCCAGTTGAAACAGGTGCAGCGAGAATTAGAAACAGCGAAGTTGCAGTGGCAATGGTTGTTAAATTCGGATACGGTCTATAAAGTGGAATCCCCTGAAAAAATAATTCCGCTACAGGTGGATGAAACCAGCAAAAATCCTGTTATACAGGTTTTGGAACAGCAGAAAAATATTGCAGCGAGCCAAACCAAAGTAGAAAAATCCAAGTTGCTGCCCGGTTTGATGATTGGTTACAATCTCAACAGTTTCAAGGGAACCGGAGCCGATGATAAGTTATACAACGCTTCCCCTCAATTCCATTCTGTACAGGTTGGTTTTTCCATTCCTGTTTTTTCGCAGTCGCAAAGAGCGAGAATCAATGCTTCCAAAATCACGGAAAGTATTACCGAAAACCAATTGCAGGCTACAAGTGCTTATTTGCAGAACCGGTATAAACAACTCTCGGAAAACTATCAGCGCAATTTGGAAATTGTAAACTATTATGAAAGTGAAGGGCTAAAAAATGCGGCAGTCGTTACCGAAACAATACAAAAGCAGTTCACCAACGGGGAAATCAATTACCTGGACTTTGTAATGCTCATAAATCAAGCCATCAGTATTCAAAGTAATTACGCTGATGCTGTCAAAATGCTGAACGATACTATTATACAAATCAATTATCTCAATTAA
- a CDS encoding efflux RND transporter periplasmic adaptor subunit: protein MTMYSFDIKNKNRGKLKILLPVLGILLLVQCQNKPKEDVKQTVVNESNTVVLTDAQLKNAAVETVRLSEKNIAAVLKLNGKIDVPPQNLISVSVPLGGFLKSTRLLPGMYVRKGETIAVMEDPQYIKLQQDYLQAKSKLHFAQLDYQRQKDLNQSQASSDKVMQTAQAEVSNQQIMMNALAQQLRLVNINPNSLNANKITKTIPVYSTINGFVSKVNVNIGKYVNPSDILFELVNPNDLHLNLKVYENDIDKLKIGQKLMAYSNAEPGKKYEGEIILISKDISSDGISEVHCHFDPYNKSLLPGMYMNAEIETKISFAHAVPEESIVNFEGKDYVFVQTARQTYKMLPITVGGKENGFVQIVNDADFTDKNIVSKNAYTLLMKLKNTEDEE from the coding sequence ATGACAATGTATTCATTCGATATAAAAAATAAAAACCGGGGCAAGCTGAAAATACTGCTCCCCGTTCTGGGAATATTGTTGCTGGTTCAATGCCAAAACAAGCCTAAAGAAGATGTTAAACAAACTGTTGTAAATGAAAGCAATACCGTAGTATTAACGGATGCCCAATTAAAAAATGCGGCTGTTGAAACGGTACGCCTTTCAGAAAAAAATATTGCTGCTGTTTTAAAATTAAACGGAAAAATTGACGTGCCGCCGCAAAACCTGATTTCGGTAAGTGTGCCTTTGGGCGGTTTTTTGAAGAGCACCCGCTTACTGCCCGGAATGTATGTGCGCAAAGGGGAAACTATTGCCGTGATGGAAGACCCGCAGTATATAAAACTGCAACAGGACTATTTGCAGGCCAAATCAAAACTGCACTTTGCGCAGCTGGATTACCAGCGACAAAAAGACCTCAACCAAAGCCAGGCCAGCAGCGATAAGGTAATGCAGACGGCACAGGCAGAAGTGAGTAACCAGCAGATTATGATGAATGCCCTGGCACAGCAATTACGCCTTGTCAACATCAATCCCAATAGCCTGAATGCGAATAAAATCACTAAAACCATTCCGGTTTACAGCACGATCAATGGCTTTGTAAGCAAGGTAAATGTGAACATCGGGAAATATGTAAATCCTTCAGACATATTATTTGAATTAGTCAATCCCAACGATTTGCACCTCAATTTGAAAGTTTATGAAAACGACATAGATAAACTAAAAATCGGGCAAAAACTAATGGCCTATTCCAATGCAGAACCCGGCAAAAAATACGAAGGGGAAATCATCCTTATCAGCAAAGACATCAGCAGCGATGGTATTTCGGAAGTGCATTGTCATTTTGACCCCTATAACAAAAGCCTGTTGCCGGGCATGTACATGAATGCCGAAATAGAAACCAAAATCTCGTTCGCTCATGCCGTTCCGGAAGAAAGCATCGTGAATTTTGAGGGAAAGGATTATGTGTTTGTGCAAACCGCCAGACAAACCTATAAAATGCTGCCCATAACTGTAGGCGGGAAAGAAAACGGCTTTGTCCAGATTGTAAATGATGCAGATTTTACAGATAAAAACATCGTTTCCAAAAATGCCTATACGCTCTTAATGAAACTAAAAAATACGGAAGATGAAGAGTAA
- a CDS encoding diacylglycerol kinase, translating to MKSKDNFLVGRAKSLVFTLKGAWYLLTTEDAAKAQFFLCSVFIVIGFYFGINRYEWMFQLAAIGAILAVEALNTAVEKLCDFIHPDYHPKIGFIKDISAGASAFMVLVSIVCASIIYYPYLFHG from the coding sequence ATGAAGAGTAAAGACAATTTTTTAGTGGGCAGAGCAAAAAGCTTGGTTTTTACATTAAAAGGAGCTTGGTATTTACTCACAACCGAAGATGCTGCGAAGGCTCAATTTTTTCTTTGCTCCGTTTTCATTGTGATAGGATTTTATTTTGGTATCAACCGTTATGAATGGATGTTTCAATTAGCTGCTATCGGAGCGATTCTAGCGGTGGAGGCGTTAAATACAGCGGTAGAAAAATTATGCGATTTCATCCATCCTGATTATCACCCGAAAATAGGTTTTATCAAAGACATCTCTGCGGGAGCTTCAGCCTTCATGGTACTGGTTTCCATAGTGTGTGCTTCTATTATCTATTATCCCTATTTGTTCCATGGTTAA